In the genome of Myxococcus stipitatus, one region contains:
- a CDS encoding ABC transporter permease, producing the protein MMALLDTLRLAFGTFASNPLRSFLTLLGIVIGATTVVSMMGIIEGLRNEVNENMSELGSNCFQVQRLPFGAGNLSTAELARRPRFTEADLEAIRKMPSVLTAAGEDSKGGQKLYTAQRETRANIGVWAGTPEYFQTNSVMVATGRAFTDVEYLDGRQVAVVGQNITDVLWPGMDALGQSFRLKGRTFLVVGTLQRKGSFLGGGGQDNSVMIPLTAFRPLFGVGDYRVSVQAHSGDVVQRAQDEVTLLMRKRHGLAPLDPDDFFVFSNESATEMFNGMSKVISAASFGVCLLSLLVGGIGILNIMLVAVTERTREIGIRKALGAKKRRILAQFATEAVVLSLAGGALGVLLGIGASHLVRWVIGLPTEVPAWAVWLSLAMSSGVGLGFGIYPAARAAKLDPVEAMRTE; encoded by the coding sequence ATGATGGCCTTGCTGGATACCTTGCGGTTGGCGTTCGGGACGTTCGCCTCCAATCCGCTGCGCTCCTTCCTGACGTTGCTGGGCATCGTCATCGGCGCCACCACGGTGGTGTCGATGATGGGAATCATCGAGGGCCTGCGCAACGAGGTGAACGAGAACATGTCGGAGCTGGGCTCCAACTGCTTCCAGGTGCAGCGGCTGCCCTTCGGCGCGGGCAACCTGTCCACGGCGGAGCTGGCGCGGCGGCCTCGCTTCACGGAGGCGGACCTGGAGGCCATCCGCAAGATGCCGTCGGTGCTGACGGCGGCGGGCGAGGACTCGAAGGGTGGGCAGAAGCTCTACACCGCGCAGCGGGAGACGCGCGCGAACATCGGTGTGTGGGCGGGGACGCCGGAGTACTTCCAGACGAACTCGGTGATGGTGGCGACGGGGCGCGCCTTCACGGACGTGGAGTACCTGGATGGCCGCCAGGTGGCGGTGGTGGGGCAGAACATCACGGACGTGCTGTGGCCCGGCATGGATGCGCTGGGGCAGTCGTTCCGGCTGAAGGGCCGCACCTTCCTGGTGGTGGGCACGCTCCAGCGCAAGGGGAGCTTCCTGGGCGGTGGCGGGCAGGACAACAGCGTGATGATTCCGCTGACGGCCTTCCGTCCGCTGTTCGGCGTGGGGGACTACCGGGTGAGCGTCCAGGCGCACTCGGGGGACGTGGTCCAGCGGGCGCAGGACGAGGTGACCCTCCTGATGCGCAAGCGGCACGGGCTGGCGCCGCTGGACCCGGATGACTTCTTCGTGTTCTCCAACGAGAGCGCCACGGAGATGTTCAACGGCATGTCCAAGGTGATTTCCGCCGCGAGCTTCGGCGTGTGCCTGCTCTCGCTCCTGGTGGGAGGCATTGGCATCCTGAACATCATGCTGGTCGCCGTGACGGAGCGGACGCGGGAGATTGGAATCCGCAAGGCGCTGGGGGCGAAGAAGCGGCGCATCCTGGCGCAGTTCGCCACGGAGGCGGTGGTGCTGTCGCTCGCGGGCGGCGCGCTGGGCGTGCTGCTGGGGATTGGCGCGTCCCACCTGGTGCGCTGGGTGATTGGCCTGCCCACCGAGGTCCCTGCCTGGGCGGTCTGGTTGTCGCTCGCCATGAGCAGCGGTGTGGGCCTGGGCTTCGGCATCTACCCGGCCGCACGCGCGGCGAAGCTCGACCCCGTCGAGGCCATGCGCACGGAGTAA
- a CDS encoding GTP cyclohydrolase II, with protein sequence MADKKPVNHIRLTSHPDGDTPGVAIRWGESDPLRRGPVVATLTEPAHRNVIGTHAGSYAVYRALAVAAGMLPQDHRADLKDTSPAAQIGPHPSWSDPERIVSLDPWGAVAPQAFRSYADQGIDFRPTIAVTRAHINLPELRDAVEAGRLTPDGDLLTANGDIKVVKAAVDPVWHLPGIAKRFGMTESALRRGLFEHTGGMFPELITRPDLHVFLPPIGGLTLYAFGDVASVSNRDIPLAVRVHDECNGSDVFGSDICTCRPYLAHGIEECVRTAQAGGAGIIVYLRKEGRALGEVTKFLVYNARKRQEGGDSAATYFQRTECVAGVQDMRFQELMPDVLHWLGITRIHRFVSMSDMKHDAIVRSGIEILERIPIPEGLIPADAKVEMEAKKAAGYFTKGPVADADGLAQVKGRELDA encoded by the coding sequence ATGGCAGACAAGAAGCCCGTCAATCACATCCGCCTCACCTCGCATCCCGATGGAGACACGCCCGGGGTCGCCATCCGCTGGGGAGAGTCGGACCCGCTGCGCCGAGGCCCCGTCGTCGCCACGCTGACGGAGCCCGCGCACCGCAACGTCATCGGCACCCACGCGGGCTCCTACGCCGTGTATCGCGCGCTGGCGGTGGCGGCGGGCATGCTGCCGCAGGACCACCGCGCGGACCTCAAGGACACGTCGCCCGCGGCGCAGATTGGGCCGCACCCGTCGTGGAGCGACCCGGAGCGCATCGTCTCGCTGGACCCGTGGGGCGCGGTGGCGCCGCAGGCCTTCCGCTCGTACGCGGACCAGGGCATCGACTTCCGTCCCACCATCGCCGTCACGCGCGCGCACATCAACCTGCCGGAGCTGCGCGACGCGGTGGAGGCGGGCCGGCTCACGCCGGATGGAGACCTGCTCACCGCCAACGGCGACATCAAGGTGGTGAAGGCCGCGGTGGACCCGGTGTGGCACCTGCCGGGCATCGCGAAGCGCTTCGGCATGACGGAGAGCGCGCTGCGTCGCGGGCTCTTCGAGCACACGGGCGGCATGTTCCCGGAGCTGATTACACGCCCGGACCTGCACGTCTTCCTGCCGCCCATCGGCGGGCTCACGCTGTATGCGTTTGGCGACGTCGCCTCGGTGTCCAACCGGGACATCCCGCTGGCGGTGCGCGTGCATGACGAGTGCAACGGCTCCGACGTGTTCGGCAGCGACATCTGCACGTGTCGTCCGTACCTGGCCCACGGCATCGAGGAGTGCGTGCGCACCGCGCAGGCGGGCGGCGCGGGCATCATCGTGTACCTGCGCAAGGAGGGCCGCGCGCTGGGCGAGGTGACCAAGTTCCTGGTCTACAACGCGCGCAAGCGGCAGGAGGGCGGCGACTCCGCGGCCACCTACTTCCAGCGCACCGAGTGCGTCGCGGGCGTGCAGGACATGCGCTTCCAGGAGCTGATGCCGGACGTGCTGCACTGGCTGGGCATCACCCGCATCCACCGCTTCGTGTCGATGAGCGACATGAAGCACGACGCCATCGTCCGCTCGGGCATCGAAATCCTCGAGCGCATCCCCATCCCGGAGGGCCTCATCCCCGCCGACGCGAAGGTGGAGATGGAGGCGAAGAAGGCGGCGGGCT
- a CDS encoding cysteine desulfurase family protein has protein sequence MSPEHPLYLDHNATTPVDPEVVDAMLPYLREHFGNPSSGHPYGRRALEALEEARAKVAALIGAKSSEVLFTSGGTESNNLAIRGTAESRADRRHLLTSLIEHPATRLPCDALEWRGWRVTWLPVDAQGRVRVEDAARALDSETALVSLMHSNNETGVLQPVAEVAALAHRHGVTVHTDAAQSVGKVPVDVTALGVDLLTLVGHKLRAPKGVGALYVRRGTPLRAVTLGGGQERSLRPGTQNVPYAVGLGVACELAGRRLARGLADQVALRERLWTRLRVSIPGLALSGEDAERLPNTLHVRFPGVRGSAVLAAAPEVAASTGSACHEGGETASSVLRAMGVGEQEALGSVRLSLGPETSAEEADRAADVLIRAWRQVG, from the coding sequence ATGAGCCCCGAGCACCCGCTGTACCTGGACCACAACGCCACCACCCCCGTGGACCCGGAGGTGGTGGACGCGATGCTGCCGTACCTGCGCGAGCACTTCGGCAATCCCTCCAGCGGACACCCCTACGGACGCCGCGCGCTCGAGGCGCTGGAGGAGGCCCGCGCGAAGGTGGCCGCGCTCATTGGCGCGAAGTCCTCCGAGGTCCTCTTCACCTCCGGCGGCACGGAGTCCAACAACCTGGCCATCCGAGGCACCGCCGAGTCCCGCGCGGACCGCCGCCACCTCCTCACCTCCCTCATCGAGCACCCCGCCACGCGCCTGCCCTGTGACGCGCTGGAGTGGCGCGGCTGGCGCGTGACGTGGCTGCCCGTGGACGCCCAGGGGCGCGTGCGCGTGGAGGACGCGGCGCGGGCGCTCGACTCCGAAACCGCACTCGTGTCACTGATGCATTCCAATAACGAGACGGGCGTGCTCCAGCCCGTGGCGGAGGTGGCGGCCCTGGCCCACCGCCACGGCGTCACGGTGCACACGGACGCGGCGCAGTCGGTGGGCAAGGTGCCGGTGGACGTGACGGCGCTGGGGGTGGACCTGCTCACGCTGGTGGGCCACAAGCTGCGCGCCCCCAAGGGCGTGGGGGCGCTGTACGTGCGCCGGGGCACGCCGCTCCGCGCGGTGACGCTGGGCGGCGGACAGGAGCGGAGCCTGCGGCCGGGGACGCAGAACGTGCCCTATGCCGTGGGCCTGGGCGTCGCGTGTGAGCTCGCGGGCCGCCGGCTGGCGCGGGGACTCGCGGACCAGGTGGCGCTGCGGGAGCGGCTGTGGACCCGGCTGCGTGTTTCGATTCCGGGACTGGCCTTGAGCGGTGAGGACGCGGAGCGACTGCCCAACACACTCCATGTCCGCTTCCCCGGCGTGCGAGGCAGCGCGGTGCTGGCGGCGGCCCCCGAGGTCGCCGCGTCCACGGGCTCCGCGTGTCACGAGGGGGGAGAGACCGCGTCCTCCGTCCTGCGTGCCATGGGGGTGGGCGAGCAGGAGGCCTTGGGCTCCGTGCGTCTGTCGCTGGGGCCGGAGACGTCGGCGGAGGAGGCGGACCGGGCGGCGGACGTGCTCATCCGCGCCTGGCGGCAGGTGGGATGA
- a CDS encoding type VI secretion system contractile sheath domain-containing protein gives MRWFVAGAFSSTPTGRRFQVTPETFAEELAKAARHVRVTVPDRLGALDTCPVELSFERLRDFSVAEVLPRLPKPRELHALRDTLWGLGPAEEVIQCVTRVTGPGRLPDAVAAAIRDAAAPSASAPAASAPAASATGEDSLVESLLQQAENASPTANASRAVSAFIKAINPRPPAAPSAGPASATRKAVKELVDETLVRCATDVLIAEPVARMESAWRGLKWLVDQCPASAGMGVEVLDVSRAELPGALEEALAGEPFERPDAVFVVDTNDDVAVLARLAALGEHAQVPIIAAVAPSLLSLSPDELSLGLDDGREKVSEAWKELRQDESSRWLCVVLNRVAVANEVKAKRWAFTSPALAVAALLASSFRETRSFARITGQPGSVRAPALWEVPGGRDKGLSIPTETFLPIRAQTKLEAHGVLGLGSRRDADAVLLAAAPMAFGGGYAVPLPAQVLTGRIVRFATWVRDQLPPGSGDTEVAAIFSQAAEVFLFQGSTEHGQLHGELVRTDHGPGVHVTATVRPEHAGTRFQLAFTLPMRG, from the coding sequence GTGCGGTGGTTCGTGGCAGGGGCGTTCTCCTCCACGCCCACGGGGCGTCGCTTCCAGGTGACGCCGGAGACCTTCGCGGAGGAGCTGGCCAAGGCCGCCCGCCACGTGCGCGTCACCGTGCCGGACCGGCTGGGCGCGCTGGACACCTGCCCGGTGGAGCTCTCGTTCGAGCGCCTGCGCGACTTCAGCGTGGCGGAGGTGCTCCCGCGTCTGCCCAAGCCCCGTGAGCTGCACGCGCTGCGCGACACCCTCTGGGGGCTCGGGCCCGCCGAGGAGGTCATCCAATGCGTGACGCGGGTCACCGGTCCGGGGCGCCTGCCGGACGCCGTGGCCGCCGCCATTCGCGACGCCGCGGCGCCCTCCGCCTCCGCGCCAGCGGCTTCCGCGCCAGCGGCCTCCGCGACGGGGGAGGACTCCTTGGTGGAGAGCCTGCTCCAGCAGGCGGAGAACGCCTCGCCGACCGCGAACGCCTCGCGCGCCGTCAGCGCGTTCATCAAGGCCATCAACCCGCGCCCTCCCGCCGCGCCGTCCGCGGGTCCCGCCAGCGCCACGCGCAAGGCGGTGAAGGAGCTGGTCGACGAGACGCTCGTGCGGTGCGCGACGGACGTGCTCATCGCGGAGCCCGTCGCCCGGATGGAGTCCGCCTGGCGGGGGCTGAAGTGGCTGGTGGACCAGTGCCCCGCGTCCGCGGGCATGGGGGTGGAGGTGCTCGACGTGAGCCGCGCGGAGCTGCCGGGCGCGCTGGAGGAGGCCCTCGCCGGAGAGCCCTTCGAGCGTCCCGATGCCGTCTTCGTGGTGGACACGAACGACGACGTCGCGGTGCTGGCCCGCCTCGCCGCGCTGGGTGAGCACGCGCAGGTCCCCATCATCGCCGCCGTGGCGCCGTCGCTGCTGAGCCTGTCCCCGGACGAGCTCTCGCTGGGCCTGGACGACGGCCGCGAGAAGGTCTCCGAGGCCTGGAAGGAGCTGCGCCAGGACGAGTCCTCACGGTGGCTGTGCGTGGTGCTCAACCGCGTGGCGGTCGCCAACGAGGTGAAGGCGAAGCGGTGGGCCTTCACCAGCCCCGCGCTCGCGGTGGCGGCCCTGCTCGCCTCCAGCTTCCGGGAGACGCGCTCGTTCGCGCGCATCACCGGCCAGCCGGGCAGCGTGCGCGCGCCCGCGCTGTGGGAGGTGCCCGGGGGCCGGGACAAGGGCCTGTCCATCCCCACCGAGACGTTCCTGCCCATCCGCGCGCAGACGAAGCTGGAGGCGCACGGCGTGCTGGGCCTGGGCAGCCGGCGCGACGCGGACGCGGTGCTGCTGGCCGCGGCGCCCATGGCGTTCGGCGGTGGCTACGCGGTGCCCCTGCCCGCGCAGGTGCTCACCGGCCGCATCGTCCGCTTCGCCACGTGGGTGAGGGACCAGCTGCCTCCTGGCTCCGGCGACACGGAGGTGGCCGCCATCTTCTCGCAGGCCGCGGAGGTCTTCCTCTTCCAGGGCTCCACCGAGCACGGACAGCTTCACGGAGAGCTGGTCCGCACGGACCACGGCCCCGGCGTCCACGTCACCGCCACCGTCCGGCCCGAGCACGCGGGCACCCGCTTCCAGCTCGCCTTCACGCTCCCCATGCGAGGCTGA
- a CDS encoding ABC transporter permease, with protein sequence MSFRVDVWEGGRIALFSLKANRLRTVLTTVGIGVGVCTLLAIVGIIQGINQSFADQLAQIGSNTIQVSKFPWAIGGDWWEYRNRKNLSADLVPAILNSSEHVAAAAPIYFERAEARFLERRMASVLVLGSTPDVAIISSLNVDQGRFLTTADVETRSQVVVLGSEVARTLFPGLNPLGHRLVLGSKPYRVVGVMESKGTVLGDNQDLQVLIPYRTFQTHFGKRNSPVINVMIDSPDNVLKAQDLIGAALRRERKTPPGANDDFALNRPEQLANMYAQLTGALYGAATGVGLITLLVGGIGIMNIMLVSVRERTREIGVRRALGARKRTIILQFLMEAASVSAVGGVMGTVAGLGLAKTVSWITPLAAAVQPLTIVGGVGFAAAVGLLFGIWPAARAANLDPVEALRHD encoded by the coding sequence GTGAGCTTCAGGGTCGATGTGTGGGAGGGCGGGCGCATCGCCTTGTTCTCGCTGAAGGCGAACCGCCTGCGGACGGTGCTGACGACGGTGGGCATCGGCGTGGGGGTCTGCACCCTGCTGGCCATCGTCGGCATCATCCAGGGCATCAACCAGTCGTTCGCGGACCAGCTCGCGCAGATTGGCTCCAACACGATTCAGGTCTCCAAGTTCCCCTGGGCCATCGGCGGGGACTGGTGGGAGTACCGCAACCGCAAGAACCTGTCGGCGGACCTGGTCCCCGCCATCCTCAACTCCTCCGAGCACGTGGCCGCGGCGGCGCCCATCTACTTCGAGCGGGCGGAGGCGCGGTTCCTGGAGCGGCGCATGGCGTCGGTGCTGGTGCTGGGCAGCACGCCCGACGTGGCCATCATCTCGTCACTCAACGTGGACCAGGGCCGCTTCCTCACCACGGCGGACGTGGAGACGCGCTCGCAGGTGGTGGTGCTGGGCTCGGAGGTGGCGCGCACGCTGTTCCCGGGACTCAATCCCCTGGGCCACCGGCTGGTGCTGGGCAGCAAGCCCTACCGCGTGGTGGGCGTCATGGAGTCCAAGGGGACGGTGCTGGGGGACAACCAGGACCTCCAGGTCTTGATTCCCTACCGCACCTTCCAGACGCACTTCGGCAAGCGCAACTCGCCCGTCATCAACGTGATGATTGATTCGCCGGACAACGTGCTCAAGGCGCAGGACCTCATCGGCGCCGCGCTGCGCCGCGAGCGCAAGACGCCGCCGGGAGCCAACGACGACTTCGCGCTCAACCGGCCGGAGCAGCTCGCCAACATGTACGCGCAGCTCACGGGCGCGCTGTACGGCGCGGCCACGGGCGTGGGCTTGATTACGCTGCTGGTGGGCGGCATCGGCATCATGAACATCATGCTGGTGTCGGTGCGCGAGCGGACGCGGGAGATTGGCGTGCGGCGCGCGCTGGGGGCGCGCAAGCGGACCATCATCCTCCAGTTCCTGATGGAGGCCGCGAGTGTGTCCGCGGTGGGCGGGGTGATGGGGACGGTGGCGGGGCTGGGCCTGGCGAAGACGGTGTCGTGGATTACGCCCCTGGCGGCGGCGGTGCAGCCGCTGACGATTGTCGGAGGCGTGGGCTTCGCGGCGGCGGTGGGCCTGCTGTTCGGCATCTGGCCCGCGGCGCGCGCGGCGAACCTGGACCCGGTGGAAGCACTTCGCCACGACTGA
- a CDS encoding autotransporter outer membrane beta-barrel domain-containing protein: MDIPRHRPPFLVAGLLTLPALAHAQEEVSARPAPPPVARPLKTALNVGVQGHTHRLDAKGGESPALSVSMERAFDDHVSAFVGTLFTTNSLGLGVQGGARISFGERPLQGAFVSAQGSLTWFDAGTDANTGYEHSGRRQSLSALVGYSHPFANRWVVSLGAGVQHVITRAKSEPPLLPVCIYFVCPREPGETTRTETESFEPLLQLGTTFRF; this comes from the coding sequence ATGGACATCCCCCGCCATCGACCGCCATTCCTTGTCGCAGGACTCCTCACCCTTCCCGCCCTGGCGCACGCGCAAGAGGAGGTCTCGGCGCGGCCGGCCCCGCCGCCGGTGGCCAGGCCCCTGAAGACGGCGCTCAACGTCGGAGTCCAGGGACACACGCATCGACTGGATGCGAAGGGCGGCGAGTCACCCGCCCTCTCGGTGAGCATGGAGCGGGCCTTCGATGACCACGTCTCCGCGTTCGTCGGCACGCTCTTCACGACGAACAGCCTGGGCCTGGGCGTGCAGGGGGGAGCGCGCATCTCCTTCGGCGAGCGGCCCTTGCAGGGCGCGTTCGTGTCCGCCCAGGGCTCACTCACCTGGTTCGACGCCGGCACGGACGCCAACACCGGCTACGAGCACAGTGGCCGCCGCCAGTCCTTGAGCGCGCTCGTGGGCTACTCCCATCCGTTCGCGAACCGCTGGGTCGTCTCGCTCGGCGCGGGAGTCCAACACGTCATCACGCGGGCCAAGAGCGAGCCGCCCCTGCTTCCCGTCTGCATCTACTTCGTGTGCCCTCGGGAGCCCGGAGAGACGACACGGACGGAGACGGAGTCGTTCGAGCCCCTGCTCCAGCTGGGCACCACCTTCCGCTTCTGA
- a CDS encoding CoA-acylating methylmalonate-semialdehyde dehydrogenase produces the protein MSFVDLPENVVLCRNLAGGEWRMPEGEALLDVRSPYTGTVIGRVPLTSAAGVDQVVEAARPAVAPWRAMPVRERTQYLFRFKHLLEKDLNRLANLAASEAGKTVAEARAGLLKGLEVCEFALSLQNLDSGSHLEVSRGVTCEYRREPMGIVAGITPFNFPAMVPMWMFPISVTLGNVFILKPSEKVPLTACALGELMHEAGYPAGVFSIVHGGKEAVDALVAHPDVKALAFVGSSAVARHVYVRGSERGKRVLALGGAKNHLIIAPDADPELTAQAVVDSFTGCAGQRCMAGSVLVAVGDVGQVLTDVVRRAERLEVGPGMGAIIDKGSVERLEAAIARAESEGARVVLDGRGKRPKGEAWAGGHWLGPTILDQVRPDMEAARRELFGPVLSIIRVPTLSAALAVENASPYGNAASIFTTSGAVAQTVVEGVHAGMVGVNVGVPVPREPFSFGGTGESRFGHGDITGPSSLDFWTQLKKVTRKWSARTDGSWMS, from the coding sequence TTGTCGTTCGTGGATCTCCCCGAGAACGTCGTCCTGTGTCGGAACCTGGCGGGAGGCGAGTGGCGGATGCCGGAAGGCGAGGCGCTGCTCGACGTGCGAAGCCCGTACACCGGCACCGTCATTGGCCGTGTCCCTCTCACCTCCGCCGCGGGTGTGGACCAGGTGGTCGAGGCCGCGCGTCCCGCGGTGGCGCCCTGGCGCGCGATGCCGGTGCGGGAGCGGACGCAGTACCTCTTCCGCTTCAAGCACCTGCTCGAGAAGGACCTGAACCGGCTGGCGAACCTGGCCGCCAGCGAGGCGGGCAAGACGGTGGCCGAGGCCCGCGCCGGGCTGCTCAAGGGCCTGGAGGTGTGTGAGTTCGCGCTGTCGCTGCAGAACCTGGACAGCGGCTCGCACCTGGAGGTCAGCCGAGGCGTCACCTGTGAGTACCGCCGCGAGCCCATGGGCATCGTCGCGGGCATCACCCCGTTCAACTTCCCGGCGATGGTGCCGATGTGGATGTTCCCCATCTCCGTGACGCTGGGGAACGTCTTCATCCTGAAGCCCTCCGAGAAGGTCCCGCTCACCGCGTGCGCGCTGGGCGAACTCATGCACGAGGCGGGATATCCCGCGGGGGTCTTCTCCATCGTCCACGGCGGCAAGGAGGCGGTGGACGCGCTGGTGGCGCACCCGGACGTGAAGGCGCTGGCCTTCGTGGGCTCGTCGGCGGTGGCGCGGCACGTCTACGTCCGGGGCAGCGAGCGCGGCAAGCGCGTGCTGGCGCTGGGCGGCGCGAAGAACCACCTCATCATCGCCCCGGACGCGGACCCGGAGCTCACCGCGCAGGCGGTGGTGGACTCGTTCACCGGCTGCGCGGGACAGCGCTGCATGGCGGGCAGCGTGCTCGTGGCGGTAGGAGACGTGGGCCAGGTGCTGACGGACGTCGTCCGCCGCGCGGAGCGGCTCGAGGTGGGCCCGGGGATGGGCGCCATCATCGACAAGGGCTCCGTGGAGCGGCTGGAGGCGGCCATCGCCCGGGCGGAGTCGGAGGGCGCGCGCGTGGTGCTCGATGGGCGCGGCAAGCGCCCGAAGGGCGAGGCCTGGGCGGGCGGGCACTGGCTGGGGCCCACCATTCTGGACCAGGTGCGGCCGGACATGGAGGCCGCGCGGCGCGAGCTGTTCGGCCCGGTGCTCTCCATCATCCGCGTGCCCACGCTGTCGGCGGCGCTCGCGGTGGAGAACGCGTCGCCCTATGGCAACGCCGCGTCCATCTTCACCACCAGCGGCGCGGTGGCGCAGACGGTGGTGGAGGGCGTCCACGCGGGCATGGTGGGCGTCAACGTGGGGGTCCCCGTTCCCCGCGAGCCCTTCTCCTTCGGCGGCACGGGCGAGTCCCGCTTCGGCCATGGGGACATCACCGGGCCCTCCAGCCTCGACTTCTGGACGCAGCTGAAGAAGGTCACCCGCAAGTGGTCGGCCCGCACTGACGGCTCGTGGATGAGCTGA
- a CDS encoding GNAT family N-acetyltransferase: MSTQDAMGPVVVREARPEDDGVVGELLVEAFITQYAKKLPEVVYTDERKRELRDVAARRKIASVMVAELDGEVVGTVALFPPGAPGSEAWLPNAADLRGLATSVKLHGKGLSRPLLDAAETQARSWGVDAICLHVRRGAEGVARMYMNRGYVREPSGDLSLPSVFLEAYVMRLK, encoded by the coding sequence ATGAGCACTCAGGATGCGATGGGGCCGGTGGTGGTTCGTGAGGCGCGGCCCGAGGACGATGGTGTGGTGGGGGAGCTGCTGGTCGAGGCCTTCATCACCCAATACGCGAAGAAGCTTCCCGAGGTCGTCTACACGGACGAGCGCAAGCGCGAGCTGCGGGACGTGGCCGCGCGGCGGAAGATTGCCTCGGTGATGGTGGCCGAGCTCGACGGTGAGGTGGTGGGCACCGTGGCCCTGTTTCCCCCTGGGGCGCCGGGCTCCGAGGCGTGGCTGCCCAACGCGGCGGACCTGCGCGGCCTGGCCACCTCCGTGAAGCTGCACGGCAAGGGCCTGAGCCGGCCGCTGCTCGACGCCGCGGAGACACAGGCCCGGAGCTGGGGCGTGGATGCCATCTGCCTCCACGTCCGCCGAGGCGCCGAGGGCGTGGCGCGCATGTACATGAACCGCGGCTATGTGCGGGAGCCCTCGGGCGACCTGTCGCTGCCGTCCGTGTTCCTGGAGGCGTACGTGATGCGCCTGAAGTAG